In the genome of Streptomyces sp. Q6, the window CGGCCCGTACGTCACCGTCCTCGACGAGCTGGGTGTCCCCGCCGCGGGCACGATCATGCAGGTCGTCGTCCTCATCGCCCTGCTGTCCGCGATGAACGCCAACATCTACGGCGCCTCGCGCATGGCCTACTCGCTCGTGCAGCGCGGCCAGGGTCCCCGCTTCCTCGGCACGGTCGTCAAGGGCGTCCCGATGCCGGCCGTCATCGGCTCCTGCGTCTTCGGCTTCCTCGCCGTGCTGGCCGGGATCTACTGGCCCGACACCGTCTTCACGTGGCTGATGAACACCACGGGCTGTGCCGTCCTGGTCGTCTGGTCCTTCATCTGCCTGACCCAGCTGAAGATGCGCCGCCGCCTGGACCGCGAGGCGCCCGAGCTGCTGACCGTGAAGATGTGGGGCTTCCCGTACCTGACCTGGGTCGCGTTCGTCGCCATCATCGGTGTCTTCGTGGCGATGGGCACGACCGACTCCGGCCGTGACCAGCTGTACGTGTCGGCGATCCTGGTCGCCGCGCTGGCCGCCGCCGGTTACGCCAGCCAGCGCCGCCGCCCGGCGCCGCAGGACTGACCTCCCCCCACTCCACCGAAGGACCCCCGGACCGGCTCGACCGGCCCGGGGGTCCTTCGCGTTGCACCCGACACTGTTGCTGCTAGCCTGCACTTGCGAATAGGTTGCAATAAGCAGAGCGGTCGGAGGGCACGACGGACATGGCCACCTACACACTCCCGGAACTTCCGTACGACTACGCGGCACTTGAGCCGGTCATCGATCCGCAGATCGTGGAGCTGCACCACGACAAGCACCACGCGGCGTACGTGAAGGGCGCGAACGACACCCTGGAGCAGCTGGCCGAGGCCCGCGACAAGGAACAGTGGGGCTCCCTCAACGGCCTGGAGAAGAACCTGGCCTTCCACCTGTCGGGCCACATCCTGCACAGCATCTACTGGCACAACATGACCGGCGACGGCGGCGGCGAGCCGCTCGCGGCGGACGGGGTCGGCGAACTGGCCGACGCGCTGGCCGAGTCGTTCGGCTCCTTCGCGGGCTTCAAGGCCCAGCTGACGAAGGCCGC includes:
- a CDS encoding superoxide dismutase — encoded protein: MATYTLPELPYDYAALEPVIDPQIVELHHDKHHAAYVKGANDTLEQLAEARDKEQWGSLNGLEKNLAFHLSGHILHSIYWHNMTGDGGGEPLAADGVGELADALAESFGSFAGFKAQLTKAAATTQGSGWGVLAYEPVSGRLIVEQIYDHQGNVGQGSTPILVFDAWEHAFYLQYKNQKVDFIEAMWRVVNWQDVAKRYAAAKARAHDLLLVP